The segment GGTCTTTATCATCCATGCCCGCAAGGCCTACCTCAGGGGCCTTTCGCCCGCTGAAAACCGCACCGTGCCGCCCCTGCGCTACGAGTGGGTCTACCGACTCAAGCAGGACTTCCCCCACCTGACCATTGTGCTGAACGGGGGGGTGCGAACCCTGGACGAAGCCCAGGCCCACCTGGAGCGGGTGGATGGGGTCATGCTGGGACGGGCGGTTTACGAGAACCCCTTTGTGCTCGAGCGGGCCGATGCGCGGTTTTTTGGCCTGAACCGCTGGCCAAACCGGCTCGAGGTGGCCCAGGCCATGCTCTTCTACGCCGAAGCCCAGCTCGAGCAGGGAACGCCCCTGTGGGCCATTGCCCGCCACATGCTGAACCTGTTCAAGGGGCAGCCGGGGGGTCGCTTGTGGCGCAGACTGCTTTCGGAGCGGGCTTGTCGGCGGGGAGCTGGGGTTGAGGTGCTGCGCCAGGCCCTCGAGCAGGTACAGGCTGAAGCCGACCGGCGGGCTGATAAACCCCTTGTCTCGCTGGCTACAGATTAATTTCCTGTTTACCACCTGGTTTTAGGCTGGTGATGAAGGCCGGCAGGGTCAAAGGCTCAGGAAGGGGTGTCCGCTTACCGACACGTACTGTAGCATTCAGAAGGATCAATCATGCGGATTTTACTGGTCGAGGACGAAGCGGGTCTGGCAGGGCCCCTGCTGGCCTTGCTGCGACGGGAGCGCTACGAGGTAGAGTGGGCCGATAACCTTGACCAGGCCCAGAAGCTGGTGGATGAGCTCGAGCCCGACCTGATTGTCCTGGATGTGATGTTGCCAGAGGGGGATGATGCGGGTTTTCGTCTGGCCCAGCAACTCCGCCAGGGGGGGTTTGAGGGGGCTATTTTGTTTCTTACCGCCCGTGATGCCGTGGAAGACCGGGTGCTGGGGCTGGATCTGGGTGGGGACGATTACCTGGTAATACCAACCTTAGATAGATAGTCATTCTTCAGGAATCCACCCGAACCCCGCCACCCCCCGGATGACCTCGGGGTGCTCCTGGAGATAGACACACCGCTCTGCCAGACGCTCTTGCAAAGCCTCCAAGCTGGGGAAACTCTCATTGGCCACCGCTTCCCGCAGCAAAGGCACCACCGGCTCTGCCGGGGAGAGCTCGGGGGTGTAGGGCGGTAAGTGCAGCAGCAGCAGACCGGGCGGTACCTGGAGGTCTTTGGCCCGGTGCCAGCCTGCGTTGTCCAAAAGCAGCACCAGAACCTTCCGCCCCTCTGGGTCCACCTCCTGCTGAAACTCCCGTAGGGCCAGACTCATGAG is part of the Meiothermus cerbereus DSM 11376 genome and harbors:
- the dusA gene encoding tRNA dihydrouridine(20/20a) synthase DusA, giving the protein MAPITQNPSPHVLSVAPMLDWTDRHFRYLLRLVTRRTRLYTEMVVDQSILLGNRPRLLDFSPEEHPLALQLGGSQPEKLATAAHIGEKWGYDEINLNLGCPSERVQGGGFGACLMLEPERVAECMAAMRQAVRIPVTAKHRLGVDELEDYRYVARFVEKLADVGIEVFIIHARKAYLRGLSPAENRTVPPLRYEWVYRLKQDFPHLTIVLNGGVRTLDEAQAHLERVDGVMLGRAVYENPFVLERADARFFGLNRWPNRLEVAQAMLFYAEAQLEQGTPLWAIARHMLNLFKGQPGGRLWRRLLSERACRRGAGVEVLRQALEQVQAEADRRADKPLVSLATD
- a CDS encoding transposase, whose amino-acid sequence is LMSLALREFQQEVDPEGRKVLVLLLDNAGWHRAKDLQVPPGLLLLHLPPYTPELSPAEPVVPLLREAVANESFPSLEALQERLAERCVYLQEHPEVIRGVAGFGWIPEE